One Tenebrio molitor chromosome 2, icTenMoli1.1, whole genome shotgun sequence genomic region harbors:
- the LOC138123327 gene encoding putative ferric-chelate reductase 1 homolog: protein MLTPLLFLLSLTCINALPQGAPTKVCQTMRPFHGGGIPPQNDKSPYSIYMRRADGSVHITLISDLGIPFQGFMLQGRTPSRELLGVFQPKGNDAHTIDCGQSGDTLTHNEANNKEMIEVDWQPPLDYEGQVVFNCTFAQNYQTFWVGVESPPLKLGKRFADDPISNVPNRRKSTTPPNFVQESAKEAEIVFDPFYEGCAVTKLCFGAPANCINSKNCKAAVAVTVSGEKYEFEMKATNNAAWVGVGLSEDEKMGDDSIIECAKKGSSVGAHMSWTSGSPNFGAARLNNPQLGIRLLNGSIINDVLYCKVMRDVRTKVRDRIFDLANNKYHILVAAGSSVTPRSVGFHDVVFLASANKQALSDVSAVEAASKLLIRLHGSFMLAAWIGTVSIGILLARYYRNTWVGSSLCGKDLWFAWHRMFMVLTWALTITGFVLIFVELKAWSAEQNPHAILGTITTIICFFQPIGAYFRPHPGTSRRPIFNWLHWLGGNVAHIVAIVTIFFAVKLTKAELPDFVDWILVAYVAFHVIIHLILSVMGCISEKSSERRVTSFPMKDLGGSGRSSAYADRSADAPYSGFRKFILGIYIVVIIAITVALIVITALAPIEQSWNDLRNSMKNAK from the exons ATGCTTACGCCGCTTCTCTTCCTCCTTTCGCTCACCTGCATTAACGCTCTCCCTCAAGGTGCCCCTACGAAAGTATGTCAGACCATGAGGCCTTTCCACGGGGGAGGAATACCCCCTCAGAACGACAAATCTCCATATTCAATATACATGCGTCGAGCGGACGGTTCCGTTCACATCACCCTTATATCTGATCTCGGTATTCCCTTCCAAGGTTTCATGCTGCAAGGAAGAACACCCAGTCGGGAACTTCTGGGTGTTTTTCAACCCAAAGGAAATGACGCACACACCATTGACTGTGGTCAGTCAGGAGATACCCTTACTCACAACGAAGCCAACAACAAGGAAATGATCGAAGTTGACTGGCAGCCACCCCTAGACTATGAAGGACAGGTAGTGTTCAA CTGCACATTCGCCCAGAATTACCAGACGTTTTGGGTTGGTGTTGAGTCTCCGCCGCTCAAGCTGGGGAAGAGATTTGCAGACGATCCCATTTCGAACGTCCCCAACAGACGCAAATCAACCACTCCTCCTAATTTTGTACAAGAAAGTGCCAAAGAAGCTGAAATAGTTTTTGATCCCTTCTATGAAGGATGTGCTGTAACAAAGTTGTGTTTCGGTGCCCCCGCGAATTGTATCAATTCGAAGAATTGTAAAGCCGCCGTTGCTGTCACTGTTAGTGGCGAGAAGTACGAATTTGAGATGAAAGCTACCAACAATGCAGCATGGGTCGGTGTAGGTCTGTCCGAAGACGAGAAGATGGGCGACGATTCGATTATCGAGTGTGCGAAAAAGGGAAGTTCTGTTGGAGCGCATATGTCGTGGACTAGTGGGTCTCCAAATTTTGGCGCCGCAAGACTCAACAAT CCACAATTAGGAATTCGACTGTTGAATGGAAGCATAATCAATGACGTTTTGTACTGCAAGGTGATGAGGGACGTAAGGACAAAAGTAAGAGACAGAATCTTCGACTTGGCTAATAATAAGTACCATATTCTGGTAGCAGCGGGTTCCTCAGTAACTC CCAGATCTGTAGGATTCCACGATGTAGTATTCTTGGCAAGTGCCAACAAACAAGCACTTTCTGATGTATCAGCTGTGGAAGCTGCTTCAAAACTGTTGATCCGTCTTCACGGCTCTTTTATGTTAGCCGCTTGGATCGGTACTGTCTCCATTGGAATACTTTTGGCGCGGTATTATCGGAACACGTGGGTGGGCAGCTCTCTCTGTGGTAAAGATCTCTGGTTTGCT TGGCACAGAATGTTTATGGTACTCACTTGGGCATTAACCATAACTGGATTCGTACTTATTTTCGTCGAGTTAAAAGCGTGGTCAGCTGAACAAAATCCTCACGCCATTTTGGGCACCATTACAACGATCATATGTTTCTTTCAACCTATTGGAGCCTACTTTAGACCACATCCCGGTACTTCCAGAAGACCCATTTTCAACTGGCTTCACTGGTTAGGTGGAAACGTTGCTCACATTGTAGCAA ttGTAACAATTTTCTTCGCTGTCAAATTGACCAAAGCCGAACTACCGGATTTCGTGGACTGGATTTTGGTTGCTTATGTCGCATTCCATGTCattattcatttaattttgtcg gtAATGGGGTGCATATCGGAGAAATCGTCTGAAAGGAGGGTCACTTCTTTCCCGATGAAGGATCTAGGCGGATCTGGCAGAAGTTCTGCGTATGCAGATCGAAGCGCTGATGCCCCT tacTCCGGCTTTCGTAAATTCATCTTAGGTATCTACATCGTAGTTATTATAGCTATTACTGTGGCTCTGATAGTGATAACAGCTTTAGCTCCGATTGAGCAGTCATGGAATGATTTGAGGAATTCGATGAAGAATGCCAAATGA